The following are from one region of the Chanos chanos chromosome 10, fChaCha1.1, whole genome shotgun sequence genome:
- the podn gene encoding podocan, whose translation MGQAGGLLQLLCVLLLVWPLVHCQGDADLYPGEEEEEYYGGIEEDEMEENKLTLGTETEDRVRCPEECSCSAEGVVDCAGVNLDHFPKDLSKHTRQLSLQNNQITELMAEDLSQVQQLETLNLQNNRLTTQGLEDEGFEVLEQLSYLYLANNKLTAAPKHLPPSLVSADFAANQLTKIYPNTFGHKPGLKSVYLHNNKLTDAGLPENIFNGSDNLEVLIMSSNFLRYVPNKLPKALNRLHLKNNKLEKIPAGAFENLSNLRELYLQNNLLSNDGMDNETFSHLSSLEYLDLSSNNLSVVPRGLPRSLVLLHLEKNSIRSIPPEALTQARNLEYLLLHNNRLRSRSIHPAAFQGLKKLHTLHMYNNLLERVPRGLPRRAKSLMLLYNLISEIGRNDLIALYTLTELNLSYNRLTSSHVHRDAFRKLRLLETLDLSGNKLQALPFGLPKSLQVLRVKDNQLTEIPPGSLMGMKKLREFYLSNNQLKINSIYQGAWQELNALTTLDLSGNLLSHVPPDLPESLEFLHLQNNRISTVPASAFDSTPNIKGIFLKFNHLSVHSVKPSTFSHLKNLQVLDIGHANLAPIHSTEEEVEEEDLEKEETAEEGL comes from the exons ATGGGCCAGGCAGGGGGCCTGTTgcagctgctctgtgtgttactgctggtCTGGCCTTTGGTACACTGTCAGGGGGACGCAGACCTCTATCcaggggaggaagaagaggagtaTTATGGAGGGATTGAGGAAGATGAGATGGAAGAGAACAAGCTCACActggggacagagacagaggacagagtgcGCTGTCCAGAGGAGTGCAGCTGCTCTGCAGAAGGGGTGGTGGACTGTGCCGGTGTTAATCTCGATCATTTCCCAAAGGATTTGTCTAAGCACACCCGTCAGCTATccctgcag aataaCCAAATCACTGAGTTAATGGCTGAGGACCTCTCCCAAGTTCAGCAGCTAGAGACTCTCAACCTGCAGAACAACCGACTCACCACACAAG GCCTTGAAGATGAGGGGTTTGAAGTTCTGGAGCAGCTGAGTTACTTGTACTTGGCAAATAATAAG CTCACTGCAGCTCCGAAACATCTACCTCCATCTCTGGTCAGTGCAGATTTTGCAGCCAATCAGCTCACCAAGATCTACCCAAACACATTCGGTCACAAGCCTGGACTGAA gtcagtgtacctgcacaacAACAAGCTCACAGATGCTGGTCTCCCTGAAAATATATTCAACGGTTCTGATAATCTTGAAGTCCTTATCATGTCTAGTAACTTCCTCCGTTATGTTCCCAACAAACTTCCCAAGGCCCTTAACCGGCTTCATCTGAAG AATAACAAACTGGAGAAGATTCCAGCAGGTGCCTTTGAAAACTTGTCCAACCTCAGAGAGCTTTACCTGCAGAACAACCTTCTCAGCAACGATGGCATGGACAATGAAACTTTCAg TCATTTAAGCAGTTTGGAGTACTTGGACCTGTCAAGCAACAACCTGAGTGTTGTTCCCCGTGGACTCCCCCGCAGCCTGGTTTTGCTCCACCTAGAGAAGAACTCCATTCGCAGTATTCCACCTGAAGCGCTCACCCAAGCCCGCAACCTGGAGTACCTCTTACTTCACAACAACCGCCTACGGTCGCGTTCCATCCATCCAGCTGCCTTCCAAGGCCTAAAGAAGCTCCACACTCTGCACATGTACAACAACCTGCTGGAACGCGTGCCTCGCGGCCTGCCCCGCCGTGCCAAGTCACTCATGCTCCTGTACAACCTCATCTCTGAAATCGGTCGCAATGACCTGATAGCCCTGTACACCCTTACTGAGCTCAATCTAAGCTACAACCGCCTGACCAGTTCACACGTCCACCGTGATGCCTTCCGTAAGCTTCGGCTTCTGGAAACATTGGACCTCTCCGGAAACAAGCTCCAGGCGCTTCCGTTCGGTTTGCCCAAGAGCTTGCAGGTGCTGAGGGTCAAGGACAACCAGTTGACTGAGATCCCTCCTGGTTCGCTGATGGGCATGAAGAAACTGAGAGAATTCTATCTATCCAATAACCAGCTGAAAATTAATTCCATCTACCAGGGAGCCTGGCAGGAGTTGAATGCCCTGACG ACACTCGATCTCTCAGGAAACCTGCTGTCTCATGTGCCCCCAGACCTCCCTGAGTCTCTGGAGTTCCTGCATCTTCAGAACAACCGAATCAGTACTGTTCCAGCCTCTGCCTTCGACAGCACACCCAACATCAAAGGCATTTTTCTAAA aTTCAACCATCTGTCTGTACACTCGGTGAAGCCGAGCACTTTTTCCCACCTGAAAAATCTGCAAGTGCTGGACATTGGCCATGCCAACCTAGCCCccatacacagcacagaggaagaggtggaAGAAGAAGATttggagaaagaggaaacagctGAAGAAGGTCTATAG
- the scp2b gene encoding sterol carrier protein 2b: MRVQQASSPQCIHALLTSASSGLEGFKAHAVFQEIDKKLQEDGEQFVKKIGGVFAFKVKDGPEGKEATWIVDVKNGKGSVHNDTAKKADCTIAMTDADLLALMTGKMNPQTAFFQGKLKITGNMGLAMKLQNLQLQPGKAKL, encoded by the exons ATGCGCGTACAGCAGGCCTCGAG TCCTCAGTGTATCCATGCACTACTCACCAGTGCCTCTTCTGGCCTGGAGGGCTTCAAAGCACATGCAGTCTTCCAGGAGATTGACAAGAAGCTGCAGGAG GATGGAGAGCAGTTTGTGAAGAAGATTGGAGGAGTTTTTGCGTTCAAAGTGAAAGACGGGCCAGAAGGGAAAGAGGCCACCTGGATCGTGGATGTGAAGAACGGCAAGGGCAGTGTTCATAatgacacag ccAAGAAAGCTGACTGTACCATTGCCATGACAGATGCTGACCTGCTGGCTTTGATGACAGGGAAAATGAATCCTCAGACA GCTTTCTTCCAGGGTAAGCTGAAGATCACAGGAAACATGGGCCTGGCCATGAAGCTCCAGAACCTGCAGTTGCAGCCCGGCAAAGCCAAGCTGTGA